A region of the Longimicrobiales bacterium genome:
CGTGTACGGCACTAAAACGACAGGCGCAGAAAACGACATCGAGCAGATCACTTCACTCGCCCGCAGCATGGTCACGCGCTGGGGCATGAGCGAGGCGCTCGGCATGGTGCAGCTCGCGCCACGCGAGAACCGCTATCTGGGCGTGGCGGGCATGGACGGCAGACAGTTCAGTGAAGCGACCGGCGAGAAGATCGACGAAGAAGTGCGTCGCATCATCCAGGAGTGCCACGACGAGGCGATCCGACTGCTGCAGGCGCACCGCCCGGAGCTGGATGCGCTGGCAAAGGCGCTGCTCGAGCGTGAGACGCTGGATGAGCAGCAGATCCTGGACGTTACAGGGTTGAGGAAGGATGCGGTGGAAGTGCGGAACGGCCGCGCGACAGGACAGGGCGGCCCGATCGGGTGACCTGCGCACCGGGTACGCATCGGCACATGCTCGCCGCGCGGACGCGCGCAGCGAGCAATCCGAAGCCATGGGCGAATGAGGAGTCGGTTCGCGATCGGCGAATGCCTTGCACGCTGGCGGCACCGCTCACTGGCACAGACATCGCAACGCTGCTGTGGTCATGCGGCCTGCAGCAATCGCAGGCACGGTTACTCGCAGGATCGGAGCAGCAGAAATGACCAGTTTCAAGGTTGGCTACCTGGTTGGCAGCCTGGCAACGGAATCGATCAACCGCAAGCTGTCACGCGCACTCGTTCGACTCGCACCGAAGAACCTCGAGATGAACGAGATCGGCTATGCCGACCTCCCGCTCTACAGCTACGACTTCGATCCCGACTACCCGCAGGTCGCACGCGACTTCAAGCAGGCAATCACGTCCTCCGATGCGATCCTCTTCATTACGCCGGAGTACAACCGCTCCGTGCCGGGCGCGCTCAAGAACGCGATCGACTGGGCGAGCCGGCCGTACGGTCAGAACGCGTTCACTCGCAAACCGTCCGCCGTCATTGGCGCCTCCATCGGCCAGATCGGCACCGCTGTAGGCCAGCAGCACCTGCGCAGCATCCTCAGCTTCTGCAACTCGCCCCAGATGAACGCACCCGAGGCATACATCCACTTCACGCCGGGTCTCGTCGACGACGAGGGAAATGTTTCGGTCGAGTCGACCGAGCAGTTCCTGCGCGATTTCATGCAGGCCTTCGAACAGTTCATCGAGCGCGTGTACACGGTGCTGCCGCGCAACGAGTGAGATGCGGTGCCGGATGCTGGAACGGTGTTGCAGCCGGACCGGATCGGCCGACGTCGTCGCCGGAAATGTCACAATAGCCTGTTGCCGCGCCGGCAACTGCAACGTTTCCGGCGCCTGGCGCCGGGAATGTCACACTAGCCTCGGGCCACACCGGCAACTGCAACGTTTCCGGCGCCTGACGCCGGCAATGTCACACTAGCATGTGGGCCGGCGGCCAACTGCAACGTTTCCGGCACCTGGCGCCGAGAATGTCACAATTGCCTGTCGCCGCGCTGTCGACTGCAATGTTTCCGGCGCCTGACGCCGGGAATGTCACAATTGCCTGTCGCCGCGCTGTCGACTGCAACGTTTCCGGCGCCTGACGCCGGGAATGTCACACTAGCCCCGGACCGCACCGGGCAACTTCAACGTTTCCGGCCCCGCGCCGTCATATGTCGCGACCCGTACGGAGCTCCGGCGGATAGAGCGGTCCCGGCAGCACGCCCCGGAATGCTCATCCCCCCTCATCTTCCCCGCGAACTCCTCCCCTTGCCAATACGTGTTAGAACACATATATTCCTGCCATGTCACCCGACCTGCGCAGCGAGATCAGGCAGTCCAGGCCCTTCAGCAGCCCGGAACAGGAGGCGTTCCTGAGCATCGGACGCACCTGGGCGGTGCTGGAGCACATGTTTTCGGAGGCGCTCAGGCCGTACGGCATCACCGCGACGCAGTACAACGTCCTGCGGATCCTGCGAGGAGCGGGCGAGCGCGGCCTGTGCCGGGCCGAGGTCATGGAGCGCATGATCACCATGGTTCCGGACGCGACGCGGCTGCTGGACCGGATGGAGGCCGCGGGACTGATCGAACGGCAGCGGAGCAGTGAGGATCGGCGCTTTGTGACGACCCGGATCACCGGACAGGGCGTCGCGCTGCTGGACGAGCTGGAGAAACCTGTCCGGGAACTCCACCGCCGGCATCTGGGCGGACTCGAGGAGTCTGAGCTGCGCGAGCTGATCAACCTGCTCACGCGGGTGCGCGAGGGCGCCTGACGGGCAGTCTGGTTGTTTTTTTTCGTAATTACCTGTTATCACACCCAGTGTCGACACATGGATCGCACTGGACCCACGAGGATCGGAGACGACGATGAGCACGATTGCACGCGATACGGCAGCGAGCACGGGCAGTGCGGCGGCAACGGGAGTGAGCGGAGCCGTTACAGCGGACACGGGAGCGGCAGTGACGCGCGCGGCCATCGGGCTCGCGGTGCTGCGCGTGGTACTGGGTATCGTCTTTGCCGCGCACGGTGCGCAGAAGCTGTTCCAGATGGGGATTCCGGGTCTGACGGAAGGCTTCGCGGCGATGGGTGTGCCACTGGCCGGGGTGGCTGCGCCCGCGGTCGCGCTGCTCGAGTTCGTCGGCGGGCTCGCGCTGATCGCCGGGCTGTTCGTAGCGCCGATCGCCCTGGGACTCACCGTCGTGATGGTGGGCGCACTGTTCCTCGTGCACCTGCCGGCAGGGTTCTTCCTGCCGAACGGGTACGAGTTCGTGCTGACGCTGGGTGCAGGTGCGGTGGCGCTGGCGCTGGCGGGCCCGGGCGCCTGGTCGCTGGACGGGCTGCTGGCGCGGCGACGCGCCGCGAAGCAGGCGGAAGGACGTCGCCTGTAGGCGAGGCGGCCCCAGCTTCGCGTTGGTCGCCAACGCTGTAACGTTCCGCTTCCCGGCGGGACTGTAGCAGGAACGATGACGGCAGATGAGCGGCCGGAGGAACCCTCCTCCGGCCGCTCACGCGCGTCACTGTCGGGAGAGTTGCCATGAGGACACGGACATTCGCGGTGGATCGGGCGCGGCTTGCGCGGTTCGCGGGTGATGGTGCGAGTTCCGGCGCTACACTGTCGGTGCTGGATCTCGACACGGGTGAGGAGGCGAAGTACACGCTGATGTCGGGCGAGCGCGTGGACATCGATGCCGGGCATGTCTCGCTGGACTCGCCCGTCGGCCAGGCGTTGTTCGGTGCGACGGCCGGTGCGGTGGTTACGGTCGAGACGCCGCAGCGCACGCGTCGGCTGCGTGTGCTGGCGGTAACGACGCCGCAGAGCGAGGCACCGGAGCCGCCGCCTGCAGCATGAGTGGGCTCCGGCCGCGCGTTGATAATGCGCGGAGGCAGGGCCATCATTGTTCGTGGATGCGAACGGCCGTGCGCGGAGATTTCCGCGGGCGGCCTTTCGCGCGTAATGCGTCCCCGGGACGAAGGAGTGCCAGTGAGCCAGGCCATCGACAGCCAGCGTACGCCCGAGGCGCGGGTCGGCATGCTGTCCAACGCGAGTCTCCCTCCGCCCGCAGCGGATGCAGGTGCTGCCCGCCCTGCTGCAGGTTCCGAGGACGAACTGTTGTTGCGCGCCCTGCGTGACCGCGACGAATCCGCTTTCGTGCGCGTTCTCGATCTCTATTACGGCCCCATGCTCCGCCTGGCGATGACGCACGTGCGCTCGAGCGCAACGGCGGAGGAAGTCGTGCAGGATACGTGGCTCGCCGCACTGCGCGGGATCGGCAGATTCGAGGGTCGTTCCTCGGTACGCACCTGGCTGTTCCGCATTCTGCGCAACATCGCGCGCACGCGCGGCCAGCGGGATGCGCGGCTGCACCTGTTCTCCGACGTGCAGCCGACCTCGCCTGAGTCGCGCGACGGCTCCCGGCAGGAGCAGACCGTGTCGGAGGCGCTCTGGACCAGGCCGCGCCAGGATCCCGAGTCCGCCCTGATGTCACGGGAGCTGCGCGCGCGGATCGATGCAGCGATTGCGACGCTGACGCCGCGACAGCGGGAGGTCATCGTGCTCCGCGACATCCAGGAATGGACGACGGACGAGGTGTGTAACGCGATGGGGATCACGCAGACAAATCAGAGAGTGCTGCTGCACCGGGCACGCGAGCGCGTGCGCGCCGCGCTCCGACCATGGGTTGACGAGGACATGGAACACGAGGATGTCTGACAGCATGGATTGCAGTGACATCGACGAGCTGGTCGACGCCTGGCTTGACGACGCCCTGCCGCCGCTCGAACGGCAGGGATTCGACGCTCACCTGGCCACGTGCGAGGCCTGTCGCACGACCGCACTGGAGCAACACTGCACGCGCCAGCGCAGCCCTGGCCCTCCGGACTTTCCCATGCCGGCGTTGATGAAGCGCCGGCTTGTGCAGGAGCTCCGGGAGCTCGGGCAACACCACGCCTGAACGTACACCTGCAGAACCACGCACCGTCGTCGACATCCTCGTTCAGGAGGTCGCAACGGGCACGCGCGCTCGGCGAGTAACGCTTTCGATCATCCGCGGACCGTAAGGTCGCAATGTCGGGACATTGCGGTGCGGGACGGTGATCACAGGAGCGAGGAGCGTATTCGATGAGCAGGACGGTTCTGGCACTGACGGATCTCACGGCCCGTTCCGACGCTGCGCTCGCGTGGGCGGACTCGGTCGCTGCAGCGTGCGGCTGGAGCCTGCACGTCGCGCACGCCGTGGAGCTGGCGGATCGAGAGCTCGCCCGCACGGGAGACGACCTGCACCGCGTACACCATGCGATCGTCACGGCGGATGCCGCTGCCCGCGCGCAGCTGCAGCGCACGCTGGGTGAGCGGGCTGCGCTCACGGAGCGCGTCATCGATCTCGACGGCGCCTGGCCGGCCATGCAGCGGCGTGCCGCCGTGCTGCAGCCGGCATTGATGGTGCTTCCGCGTGTTGTGCTCTCCGCCGATGATGCGTTCGACAGCGCACTCAGCAAGGACCACGCACTGGCGCAGATCCGGTGCGACGTGCTGCTCGTCGACGATTCCGCACCCTCGGACGCGCGGCACATGGTGGCGATCCTCCACCAGGTCACGCTGGACGCGCGGACGATCCAGTGTGCCGGCCGCTGGAGCCACATCCTGAAGCACGCGATCGCCAGCAGCAGCATCGCCTCGACGCCCGCACTGGAGCTCGTCCTGCTGGCCGACGACGGCTCCCTGCCCACGGCGCTGCAGGAGCCGGCACCCGACCTGGTCATCATTCCCGGCACACTGCTGTCGCGCGACGAACCCGATGGCTCCATGCTGTGGTCGCTGCGGAAGATGCTGCGCGAGACCTCGGCACCGGTGCTCGTGCTGCGCGGCGAGCCGCAGGTGCAGCCAGGCCTCACGGGGCTGCTCGCACGGCTGGAGCGGCAGCGCACAGGAGCGGCCGTCGAGCACCTGCCCCTCATGGCGTAGCGTCCCGCCCGGCGCTACGATCGTCGCAGGACGTATCTGCAGGGAACCCGCACGCCTGGCGCAGGGTCACCGGTGCCGTCGGCACCGCCCGCCCTCCCGCTGAAACCATCGAGCGTGCTGGTTCGTCCAAGAGGAAGCTTCACCGGCACTCATCGCACCCCGAGGCGGGCATGCACCTCCTGCACGACGCGCGGCTGGCCCTTCGCTCCCTGCGGCGCTCTCCCCTGTTCACCATGGCTGCCGTCCTGACGCTCGGGCTCGGCATCGGCGCAACCGTAGCGATCTACTCGGTCGTGAAACGGGTGGTCATCGAGCCCATGCCGTATCCCGACGGGGAGCGGCTCGTTCGGCTGTACAGCGAAACGACGGAAGGCACGTGGGGGCTGTCGCGCGCACAGTGGGTGCTGTACCGCGATGCGGCGCGGACGATCGAGGAGCTGGCCGGATACGATTTCGGCCAGGTGACTCTGCAGGGTGCGGCGGGGCCGGAACGCGCGGGAGTGTGGAGCGGCACGGCGTCGCTCTTCCGCATGCTCGGTTCGAGCGCGGTGGCCGGCCGGCTGATCGACGAGACCGACGACGACTACGGCGCTCCCAGGGTCGCAGTGCTGTCATCGGGGTACTGGCAGCGCGCCTACGGGAGTGATCCGGGCGTGATCGGGCGGACGCTCATGATCGACGAGGAGCCGGT
Encoded here:
- a CDS encoding DoxX family protein, which gives rise to MSTIARDTAASTGSAAATGVSGAVTADTGAAVTRAAIGLAVLRVVLGIVFAAHGAQKLFQMGIPGLTEGFAAMGVPLAGVAAPAVALLEFVGGLALIAGLFVAPIALGLTVVMVGALFLVHLPAGFFLPNGYEFVLTLGAGAVALALAGPGAWSLDGLLARRRAAKQAEGRRL
- a CDS encoding MarR family transcriptional regulator; translation: MSPDLRSEIRQSRPFSSPEQEAFLSIGRTWAVLEHMFSEALRPYGITATQYNVLRILRGAGERGLCRAEVMERMITMVPDATRLLDRMEAAGLIERQRSSEDRRFVTTRITGQGVALLDELEKPVRELHRRHLGGLEESELRELINLLTRVREGA
- a CDS encoding GreA/GreB family elongation factor, with the translated sequence MRTRTFAVDRARLARFAGDGASSGATLSVLDLDTGEEAKYTLMSGERVDIDAGHVSLDSPVGQALFGATAGAVVTVETPQRTRRLRVLAVTTPQSEAPEPPPAA
- a CDS encoding RNA polymerase sigma factor, with translation MSQAIDSQRTPEARVGMLSNASLPPPAADAGAARPAAGSEDELLLRALRDRDESAFVRVLDLYYGPMLRLAMTHVRSSATAEEVVQDTWLAALRGIGRFEGRSSVRTWLFRILRNIARTRGQRDARLHLFSDVQPTSPESRDGSRQEQTVSEALWTRPRQDPESALMSRELRARIDAAIATLTPRQREVIVLRDIQEWTTDEVCNAMGITQTNQRVLLHRARERVRAALRPWVDEDMEHEDV
- a CDS encoding NADPH-dependent FMN reductase is translated as MTSFKVGYLVGSLATESINRKLSRALVRLAPKNLEMNEIGYADLPLYSYDFDPDYPQVARDFKQAITSSDAILFITPEYNRSVPGALKNAIDWASRPYGQNAFTRKPSAVIGASIGQIGTAVGQQHLRSILSFCNSPQMNAPEAYIHFTPGLVDDEGNVSVESTEQFLRDFMQAFEQFIERVYTVLPRNE
- a CDS encoding anti-sigma factor, giving the protein MSDSMDCSDIDELVDAWLDDALPPLERQGFDAHLATCEACRTTALEQHCTRQRSPGPPDFPMPALMKRRLVQELRELGQHHA